The Perca fluviatilis chromosome 18, GENO_Pfluv_1.0, whole genome shotgun sequence genomic interval AGTGGTCAAATCCGACAAACCGTGAAGCAACAAATGCATGTCTACAAAATAAACATGGAGAAAGGAACTCTAACTGTTGAAGATCTAAAAGAGGCAGAGAAAGAAATCATCCGTTTCTGTCAAAACCAAACATTTCATGGCGAAGTCTCAAGTTTGGAAAGGGGAAACCATAATCTAAAGAGAAGCAGCCCTCTGTGCAAGCTGGATCCAGTGCTTAAAGATGGGCTGTTAAAAGTTGGAAGCCGTCTCAGCAAATCTTCTATGCCAGCGGAAGTCATGCATCCAGTTATTATACCTAAGAATTCACATATCACCACTCTGTTACTTAGGGATATTCATGAAAGGATTGGACACTGTGGAAGAAATTATATGCTGTCCCAGCTTCGTCAAAGATTTTGGATTCCCACTGCAAATTCCACTATAAGAAAGTTTCTGTCAAGGTGCGTTGTCTGCAGAAAGGTCAACGCCCACAGAAAGGAACAGAAAATGGCCGACCTGCCTAAGGACAGGCTTCAACCAGACAAGCCACCATTCTCTCATGTTGGGGTGGACTACTTTGGGCCATTTTTGGTCAAAAGAGGGCGCTCAACTGTCAAAAGATACGGTGTGATGTTCACATGCCTAGTAACAAGAGCAGTGTACATGGAGATTGCGCACACTTTGGACACTGACTCATGTCTAAGTGCAATCCGGCGGTTTGTGTGCAGAAGAGGACAGGTGTCAATCATTCATTCAGATAATGGCACTAATTTTGTCGCAGCAGAACGAGAACTCCGTGATGCCATTCAGCATTGGAATCAGGCAAAAATACAAGACACACTTCGTCACAGAGGAGTAGAATGGATCTTTAACCCTCCTGCAGGTTCCCATTTTGGGGGGATTTGGGAAAGGCAAATCCGGTCAGTGAGAAAGATTCTAAAATCTGTGCTAAAGGAACAGGTTGTGGATGATGAATCACTTCAAACTTTAATGTGTGAAGTCGAAGCTATAATGAATGACAGGCCAATCACAAAATCATCTGACGATGTGAAAGATCTTGAAGCTTTGACCCCTAATCACATCTTACTGTTGAAACGGCAGCCTTTGCTTCCACCAGGACTGTTCGAAAAAGAAGATCTGTACTCACGCCGCAGGTGGAAACAGGTACAGTACCTGGCAAACCTGTTCTGGAGACGTTGGGTACGTGAGTATCTGCCCCTTCTTCAAGAGCGCCAAAAATGGACTCAAGTGAGCCAAAATCTTACTCCTGGAGATGTGGTAATGATTGTAGATGATTCTGCCCCAAGAAACTCCTGGGTTTTAGGTAAAGTCATTAAAACTATGCCAGATGCAAAGGGACTTGTTCGCAGAGTGTTGGTCAAAACGAAATCAAACACTCTAGAAAGACCTGTTGAAAAACTCTGTCTTGTTTGTGAAACGGACTCTTAAAGAGATACTAATGACTCTTACGAAAGTGTAAAACGCAAAATAAGATCAAGGGTGAAAGAAAATGTACAATGTATAGTTATGGATGTCTTTGGCCTTTTGTATTATTGTTTGAGTAATTGGTCGCCTTACTGTCTCCCAATTAGGGGCCGGAAAATGTAAGAGCCAAAGCTAACTAATGGTCATTTTGAGTTTTTGTATTTACTAATGTTTAAGtttctatattattataattatttgatGTTGACCTACATTGTATTCAACTATGAGCGTTGTTACAGATCTAATTTACTATAGTTCTATGTTCAAGCGACGGCGCAGGTGCCTTTTGTTTTGGGTAGAGGaggagtttttttgtttttgggtcaGCGGTAGCTGCGGGGCAAAAATGGTTTTTTGACCGTAAAAAGTAATGCAAAGTTTGTAACGAATAATAAGGTCGGAAAGTTGGAACAGCAAGTTGGACGTTTTCAGTGTGGATTTCTGTCTGAGAGAAGCTCGGGGAAATGTTTTGGATGAAAACAGAGAACTTTGGCTGTACAGGAAGGTTTGCTAATAAATTCACAAAACGCAACGCGGTGATGCCCATTCTGTGAGTACCTGTCTGCAAACTTAACTAAAGGATTGAAAATAAAGAATGAGTCAAGACTAATTGCCTATCGCTGACAGAAGTGATTCAAGTTTGCCACTACAGCTagtatttcaactgtttagacattacttttagctactatttcaactgtttagtcagtacttttagctactatttcaactgtttagtcagtactttttcaactgtttagtcagtacttttagctaacaatttcaactgtttagtcagtacttttagctaactatttcaactgtttagacagtacttttagctactatttcaactgtttagtcagtacttttagctaactatttcaactgtttagtcagtacttttagctaacaaTTTCAACTGTTGAGACAGCACTTTTAGCTTATTATTTCATGTTTAGTCAATACTTTTAGCTTATTATTTCAACTTTTTagacagtacttttagctactatttcaactgtttagtcagtacttttagctactatttcaactgtttagtcagtacttttagctaactatttcaactgtttagacagtacttttagctactatttcaactgtttagtcagtacttttagctaacaatttcaactgtttagacagtacttttagctaacaatttcaactgtttagtcagtacttttagctaactatttcaactgtttagtcagtacttttagctaacaatttcaactgtttagtcagtacttttagctaactatttcaactgttgaGACAGTACTTTTCAGCTagtatttcaactgtttagacattacttttagctatttcaactgtttagacattacttttagctactatttcaactgtttagacattacatttagctaactatttcaactgtttagacAGTACTGTTAGCTAACTATATCAAATGTTTAGACAGTACTTttagcagctgaatgttttcttacatcttcaatcatgtttcagagagtttaaagctgactgaggttctctggtctccttccaatcagcactgtcatcagtctcaggttcagaagagtctccagtctggtcttcagtctctggttgtaaaagtggatgtggatgtgagttcccggctggttctggtcctcgaCAGTCCTCTACATCAGCTTCTGTGTTTATATGACCAGCACATTtatgtttttctcctgtgtggattctcatgtgtttttctaaatttcctctctgtgtaaaagatttcttacagactgagcagctgaaaggtttttctcctgtgtgagttcttaTGTGTCTCTTCAGATCTGACTTGAAGCtaaatcttttcccacactcagagcagctgaaaggtttctcccctgtgtggattctcatgtgtgaaCGTAAATGTCCTCCctgtgtaaaagatttattacaaactgagcagcttaaaggtttttctcctgtgtgaatcatcatgtgtgtctgtaaagtTCCACTCTGTGaaaaagatttattacaaactgagcagctaaaaggcttttctcctgtgtggattctaatgtgttttttaagATGTGACTTGCGGTCAAATCTTTTATCCCAAcgtgagcagctgaaaggtttttctcctgtgtgactTCTTATGTGTGTCTTCAGATGTGACTTGAAgccaaatcttttcccacactcagagcagctgaatgttttcttacatcttgaatcatgtttcagagagtttaaagctgactgaggttctctggtctccttccaaccAGCACTTTCATCATTCTCAGGATCacaagagtctccagtctggtcttcagtctctgtagaagtggatgtgagttcctggctggttctgtacctccacagtcctctccatcagcttctgtttccatgtgttgagtttgtctttgatgaagctgtgaggactgagctttctcttcatcatcttcactcttcacagggacaggagtgaatgggaactccTCCAGcgcttgaagctgctctccctcctgactgctccacagttcctcatgttcctctttaatgtgtgtgtgtgtgtgtgtgtgtgtgtgtgtgtgtgtgtgtgtgtgtgtgtgtgtgtgtgtgtgtgtgtgtgtctggctcctgctggtccacactggcgCTACACTCATGCTGttcagggggaacctcttctttaaccactgacagctgctgcacatctgcaggaaacaaaatcaaatacaGACAACTGTTTAGTCAATACTtgtagctaactatttcaaccatttagaCATTACTTTTAGcaaactatttcaactgtttagtcagtacttttagctaactaggGAGTAATCCCGCTAGCAGAGTTTCCACTAGAAAAGAAATTGGTGCCGGTCATGTGACCTGTAAGGTTTTTATTTTACCGGTCAAAATGGGAAAAGTTCAGGTCAAATATTGAAGCGTATCCAGCTTAGGCTCCCAGTCCAGTGGGCAGACCTCAGTCTTTGGAGGTTTAGCTCCCTTACTTGCTCTATCGAATGTACATGCTGCCATTCTGGAGGAGAACTTAAAGGAGATGGTGCTTAATGAGGTTTGACGTCAGATAGAAGAGGACTTATGTGCTGATATTGAATGCCAAAGGCTAGAGCTGCAGGCTAAGGAGGCCCAGTGACAGCAAGAGGAAGCCCTCAAAGCCAAAGAGGCATACAAAGCAGTTGGAGCGCCAATGTTGCCTAAAGAAGGCTGAGAATAGATCGGAGGGATGTCACATCCCTTCGTTTCAGATGGCTAATTGTAAATTTGCTCTGACGGTGTCGGAGTTCAGAAGCTCCACGGTCTGACGTGAAGGCCTGCGGGTGCCTGCAGGGTTCGCTGGCTGTCTGCCCGGCCTGTCCGCCCGGCCTGTCCGCCCGGCCTGTCcaccttcacagacccgctgTGAGCTAGCTGGAGCTCTCTCaggagactcgcggacaagaggcgtttatttcccctgatcgtttgtttaaataacacaacacacataaccATCATCATTATAAgtttaactggaacctgtggttgTATGAGTTATAAAGCTTCACAAGAGGTTGCGGGCGTAACGTAACAAGCTCCCTGGCCCgggctgagacacacacacacacacacacacacacacacacacacacacacacacacacacacagcaggcagagGCGAGGGAGAGCAGCGTCTGACAGGGCAGAGGGATACTCGTCTCTCTTCGACTGCcttgtaaataaattataacgTCATATTTAAGTTTATAATTAATGTTTGTAAGAAATTAAGTTTCAGTTTCTTAAATTTTAAAGAATTGGTTCAAAGGCTTAGCCTGGCCTAGCATACTGCAGAATAAAGCGATTTAGGGCCTAACTGTTTCATACTGCATACTACTGATGAACATATGCAGTAGGTACTACTACTGCATACTCCAGACGGTACTGCCAGTATGCAATCGTCAGCGATTTCGAAAACGGCCACAGGGAAGGGGGGAGAAAGGGGAATGGCATGCAGCTAAGGGCCTTGGGTTGAATCGAGTAACTGCTGTACTGCCGCAGAGAAGCAATCGAGGCTTTTAAGCAACGACAGGCTGAATGTTTAATGAACAAACATGCTGTCAGTTTAAACCAAGCCCCCAGGAAAAGCGTCATGTCTTAAAGCAACCATGGGCTTAGCGGCCAACGGTCATACTGCACCCctctggcccagaaagacttttcccatagactttgcATAGTGAAAGAAACTTCTATATTTCAgcgaatacattttttttggggtACATCAACTTACCAGCCCGAACACTTAAAGGGTCCATGTTTAAAACGTCACGtttgaacatttttaacatttactaGTAGCCAAATCCAGAGTTATTAAACTATGATGAACGTGCATATCTGGCaatttccaccggttgcggaacggctgcggaatggtcattaggtttccattaaagtcaatgtgtgtatttccactgactgcggaACGGCTGTGTTCCaactgcgtcccagctccggcaATCCGCAGAGCAGGCGTGTAGCCAGTAATGGGCCAGGGCGGCATTGGTCCGCCCAGCCAAGTTTGATCAatacgttttgttttgttatgaaaaatattcaaatgtatgtaaaaaaagaaatagtaacaTAActagttgtgtttgtgtgtgtgtttaatgtgtcttCTCTTCTGATTAAAATGAAACTGTTTAAACCATAGAATGATCAAACAATTAGGAAGCCTTGGAACGTAGGTGGTTGCTACGGCCACAACAGGCAGACTCTCCGGGCTGccttcagcagctaacgttagctagatgGCTTTTTAGACAATGTACCATGGATGTGTTGAGCAATACACTGTTAAAAGTTAACgcgacaacaatggcttctctTTAAAGTGGTATGGACAGTTTTCGTGGATGGAATACAGTGTAAATAAGGACGAGCTTTTCTGCAGCATGTGCAGCCATTTCCCCAGCGGAGTTGACAGCCCATCAGCGAGAGTGGAGTGTGTTTGAGTGCTGGCCCTCACAGAGGTAACATTAAGTAAAACGTAtttcatgcttcttgcgttATTATTTAAGTAACCTAGTAACCTTCCTATTTAGTAAGAAATGATGAACACTGATGATGACTTCTAGCTGAAACgcgtttgtgttttgcccacattaaataagaTAACTTATCGGTGAGTGACGtcgtttttagttttctttgatcctgtcactgccgtgGACTCGATACACTGTCTAAGATTTGGCGCCTTGCTGGccacttttcattatatctttcataattcaAACAATGCTAGGCTGTaagttttcattctttcattttcttttactgctggtagCGCATTTGCTGCTCATGATCTGACCATAGTCCTGAAGCATATGGATAGGGTATGTTACATGTGCGATTTttgtctgatgtaggctattctaTGTCATGCAGTATGTAATTTAGATACCTTCTCTGCTGTTTGGGTTCATGATTAGTTgccactttgtgcaataaaatggttaatttgataacagtgctgtgcagagccaatgctgctggttctgccggtgcaaatatactgtattttagcCTGAATAGCTTAAAATCTACAGATTTTGTCTATATTGTTGTGTAAAAACTTTTTagactgagttttgttggttgagcatgttggagacagtactgctattgccgttgtaatgcagtatgttggaaggtaaaattgttgctgtttttttcagattgtcctttttgctacttctacgtctttttgaaaatggcccactcacttttgtactggcccgcccaaaatactatttctgcCTACGCCACTgccgcagagcttctatttttgccggatgcTGGAGAGCTCCGTAGCAGTTCAGCACAATTCAGATAGTGAGGGACAGGAAGTCgcgcacagaaacaaaataaaacatctggttCATTTAATTTCTGCAAGAAACGCTCCGAGGAGCAGGAAACTCCTGGCATTTTAAGTAACGCGGTTACAAGTAACgagttaccatcctgctcggccgccctctccccatcaagtcctcccgtagccaccccctcacaccagcaaggcaagtaggctaacagttaggctaacgttaatgttagtgtctgtctggctgtctgtatgTGCATTTTCTGGAGGGAAAAATAATATTGGCAGTAGGCAGAGGTAACTTATGATAGTGTTTTATGTGTTATAGGAGGAGACAGGGTTCAGCAGCCTAGCACAAACGCCGTTCCCCAAGAAGACCTGTCACAACCTCCGCTAGACCTGTCATCAATAGATGAGCCTGCAAGCCAGCCCAAACTCCGTACATTCCCAGCCACACACATATAGGGGAAAGATAGGAGTTTTTCTGACAGGTGGTCCTCAAAATTCCTGTGGCTGGAATACAGCATCTCAAgagatgttgttttttgtaagtCTTGTCGTCATTTCCCTGAAGCAGCTTATGAGGATAGATTCATTAATACAGGCttcaaagactggaaacatttTTCTGAGGGTTGGGGCAAACATGATGCCAGCAGGGCACATGCTGCAGCGCTGGGGAAAATGGATGGTTTCAAGCAAAGTCACCAGCCAGGATGGGGAAATATTATTAACCAGCTGAACAACGATGCCAGCGACAAGTCCTTCATTGAAAGACATAGACAGCACATCATGATGGTAATAGATCTCGTCCTGTTCTGTGCAAAACAAGAAATCCAATTGCATGGGCATCGGGAAAACCCAGATGCGTTAAGCAAGGGTAACTTTTTGGAACTACTTGACCTGGTTTCCAAATATGACCCAGAAATAAAAAGGCGACTTGATGAATTACCCAAGAAAACTACTGCACCACGCTATACAAAATGAGATACTGGAAATTGCAGCATCACTccttgtcaaaaaaataaaggcaGATTTGCATATATTATGCGATTTTAGCAGATGAGTGCAAAGACTTGTCAAAAAGAGAGCTAGTGGCAGTATGCGTCAGATACCTGCACAACAGCACATTAAAAGAACGAGCTGTGGGATTTGTGGAAACGGACAACATGACTGCAGAGGCAATATCGGCTAAGATTTTGGAAGTGCTGGAGCCATTGCAGCTGGACCCGGGGCTGTGCGTCGGATTTGGGTTTGACGGCGCATCAGTTGTGTAGGGGAACAGAGGAGGGGTACATGTGATACTGAAGAAGACGTTTCCCCACGCTTTATATGTGCATTGTAACTCACATAGACTTAACCTTGTCCTGTGCACAGCAGCTAAATTGTGTCCTGGCATTTCAACGTTTTTCAATATTATAAACAGCTTGCATAACTTTATGACTGGGGCGCACAGACATGCCAAATttctggaaattcaaaagcagATGCAACCAGGGCAAAAAACACTGGAGCTCGAGAGATCCTGTGATGTGAGGAGGAGCTCATGGTCAAATGCAGTCAGTAAGGTGTTGACACTCCTGGGACCTATTTTGGAGACCCTCGGCACATTCTCCGAAAGTTCTGGCCAAACAAACTTGAAGCTGACTCCCTACTGCACCAAATGCAAACGAAAAAGTTTCTGTTTCTGCTTGTCACATTCAACTAGTTATTTGAAGTCAGCGACTATGCCACTAAGGGCTTGCAATCTTCCACACTATCAGTTACAGATTCTATTGATCTGATCGAAGGGTTCAAGGACAGCTACACACAATTCAGGAATGAAAATTATGCATTTGATAAATGGTACTGACAGATGAGCTGATGAATAAACATGAGATTGTGCGCTGGGATATCAGTGGATCACGCAAGAGGAAGTTGCATGTTGATTCTACTCTGGGCAAATCATCACCTGTACAGCAAAACTTGGACCTACAGAAATTATGGAATGACATACTGGACAAGCAGATGATGGAGCTGAACACTTGTTTCAAGCCCGACACATACGGCTTTATGAGAGCCGCTGCTGCCTGCTTGCCACGGTCAGACACCTTTGGTGACAAGGCTCTCATCCGGCCCGCCTGCGCGCACTTTTCCATTCACGTGGAAGACGCAGAGCACACTGTGTTTGTGCAGCAGCTTAAAAGAAAGGCAAAGGCCAACAAGACCACAaacgagaaaaacaaaacactcgTAGAAGTGCTCGACGTATGCGCCCGTGATATTTTCCCCAACATGAACAGTCTCCTGCGGGTCCTCCTCACATTGCCCATGACGATCGATAAAAACAGGCACCAGGGCAACAATGTTGACAGATAGACTGAACTCTTTGTCCCTGCTTTCATTTGAAAGGGAATTGACTGATTCACTGGAATATCAAGACATTCTTGCTGTGTTCAGCATGAAACCCCGCCGTCTCCTGCTGTAACAAGCCCCAAGTCCAAGCAAGTTTGAATTtaattgtgtgcatgtgtgattatTTATCAGCTATCTTGGATTGTTATGCTGTTGTTTATATGGTTAGATATGTTATTCATTTAATTATTCTGAAGAAATAAGCTACAGGAGAAATAATTTTTGATCGTTTTCCTGTTTAGCAGCTGTGTCAGATTCAATGCTGCTGTTATTTCATGTCGAtactacggtggccctgaagtgcaaatcacaacaaataggaaaacacgacggcaaatatgaaaacacgacggcaaataggaaaacacttcaacaaatcataaagcacaacggcaaataagaaaacaaaacgccaaataggaaaacatttcaacaaatcacaaaacacaacggcaaataggaaaacagaacggcaaataggaaaacacttcaacaaatcataaagcacaacggcaaataggaaaacacttcaagaaatcacaaaacacaatgacattAACTTCTACCGGAAAAGGTAGGGCCTATCTAGGAGAGGATGGACCCTCATGATTGGACAGACGGACTGTCTGTCTTTCGCGCTCCCAAATCACCCACAGTCCTATGCGCGCGGCTTTGCCGgctcgtttaaaaaaaaaaacaatggcggACCTAAgcgggattttttttttggcatgccGAACATCGCGGGTGGGATCGCACAagcatcatttaaatgtaagtatATTTAGTGTTTGCAGTACATGTGTTATCACAGTTAATGTGTTACATCAATGTAAAGCTTAACGCTTTAATGCTGGTACAAATTGCTGTTATAATTAGGTAGATACACCacgagctaacgttaagctaactgAACCTATCAACTAGCTAACATTTAGGCTGTTAGCTAGCTGGGTTGCTGTCTTTAAGCCATTTGTGTTCAtaaagtttaatgtccggtggcattttcatctgtttttataAGCCGTTACCGTATATGCGTAACGTTAGCAGAGATTTAGAAATCggtgtgtttatcagttgtagctgcaggatGGCTAGTGTTTATTCGGGGCagagggaaagtaaaaacaaatcgctattttgtaccagtaaaaaggctcaaaatatcaccaaacttcaacggtagcataatgagggttcctacatgttaacagaagcattgagaactttgtaagtgtacagacagtttattgaacgaagagctgcgggagctcCGTGAAAGGGCTAAGATAGAGCGAGAGTAGTCAGTGCCGCAACACAGCCTCGTACTTTGGGGAACTGGTGGCGTACctgcggacattgtgaagctatggccaccggacaggagtgtctgtgttgcatggAGTGGGACCTG includes:
- the LOC120547161 gene encoding gastrula zinc finger protein XlCGF8.2DB-like: MITHTGEKPFRCSVCMKSFTQRGDLQKHMRVHTGEKPFSCSECDKAFTESGTLKRHMITHTGEKPFSCSVCNKSFTQSGSLRSHMAVVHTGEKRFNCQCCGKRFGFKSHLKTHIRSHTGEKPFSCSLCNKSFTQGGHLRSHMRIHTGEKPFSCSECGKRFSFKSDLKRHIRTHTGEKPFSCSVCKKSFTQRGNLEKHMRIHTGEKHKCAGHINTEADVEDCRGPEPAGNSHPHPLLQPETEYNNWMHDFRWHRRFAETASNF